The nucleotide sequence GTTCTTATCTGCTATGTAGTAGCAGACCGCTCGGAGAGGAAGTAGGGCTACCCGGACTTGTGGGTTACATCCAACTTGTCTGTTCTTTCAGttaaatttctttctttcattttttctttttttttttacaaacgagGTAGTGACGAGTTTAGTCTCACAATCAACTAACAATAATATAGTTACTCTCTAGTTACAACTTAGCACGAGAAACAAATGGCAAGGCGAAAAGCTTGAGTAGTGGCCTTACGCTGGCGTGCAAATTGATCCCCACGTGGCAAGCTCCAACAATGTGCTCACATGTGTAACCGTCTCATTGATCCGACTCCAAAAATTCACCTTAAATTCATTCTTTCTCCGACATGAATTCTGAAAAATGCTGCAACTCATAATTATATGTACTTTCATCTTatgattttcaaaataataaataatctCTAAAATTTAACTAATTATTTTCTAAGCACttaaaaaacttcaaaatttgatCATTTAGTATTATAGTTTAATAGTATTTATCTTTACTGAagaggttttatgtttgattctcaTAAAAGACGAGTTGGCTCCGTCCCTAACCAAGACCACTCATTCATGCAAAAATCAAATTCTTTTTCCAACATGCAAAAATCAATCTAAGTAACGGTAAAAAATGACTGTTTGATAATATAAGTATCTTAATGACGTCTCGCAGATAATAATCTGACAAACTAATTACTTTTCTCCAGCTAATTAAGTTAGATTTTAATTCATGTGCAAACTGGATACAAATACGACATCTCCTCCTACTTGAGCCTCTCGTCTTCTTGCAGTCAGTTAAGCCAAAAAAAATTCCCCATTATAATTACCGAAACCTGAGTCAAGTAAAtagtgtttctttttctttttttctttttttttgcggttgtaaacacaaataaaagtGGTGGGAACCAAAGTGCCGTGTATAAATAGTAGACAAAGAGCTGGCACAAATTATCAACTTGTACAAGCACCATCAATTTTGTAGGAGATTTATGCTCCAGATTAAAAGGCAAAGCATGCGAGTCTGATGGGtcatgcttcttcttcttcttattctcttCTCCTATATATTCTCATCGATGATCGGCCTCGGATTCCCAccactctctctcccattttttCTCAGCCATGTTTGTTTTTGTAGCTGGTTCTTCCAggttcatctctctctctctctctctttctctctctctctctctctctctcttcttttttatttccttcattttttctgcttaatttgttttttaaaccCATCAAGCTATTGCCTTAATCTTGTTTTTGTTCTGAAACTTCTTGAATTTTATGGATTATTGAGTCCTTCATCTTCTGGTTCTTGAGTTGTTTATGGTCACTTTTCGTACCTTCACGTGTTTGGGGGAATGATGGGTGTAGCTATCATTTCTGGCTTAGGCtacttttaagttatttttaagAGGTGTGATATTTACCTATTCCTTTTTACTTCACACATATCTTCTTAATTTGTAACCGTCAGattgattaaattaaagaatatcaaaagacaaaaattaacaaaaaaaataagtgaaaactaaaaagaagtaTATAGATaacacattttatttttaaatcatCGGTTAcgagatattttttttatgtgtttaaaacACGGAAAGATTGTTATCaagtatttttcatatttttattagcACTTTTATTGTTTGAGATCGAATCAATCATTCATAGTTTTGTAGCTCAAAGAGGGTGACACCAATAGTGCATACGCAGTTATCTCTCAaccacaaaaataaagaaatgttcgttctgtttttggatttttccgTAACTTCATTTTTGTCTGGGAATAAATTAAAGCTATCTTTTGCCTTTGCAGCAGGAAAAACTTTTTAGTGTGACGCTTTTATTCggttttttaaacaaacgataagattatataaattcatttaaactaCATAAAAATAGAGAGTTTgaatacaaaatataataaatatgaATAAAAATATCTTATTTATCACGACAATTTAATACTTTGGGTTTAATGCCTCTTAGTATAcaataagaggtcttaggttcgaatcttatagatgacgaattcgatactaaattagaTTGTCTATTGTGTGATTTAGCTTAGCTCCTTCTTCTATcagtataaaaatatcaatacactaaaaaaaaaattatttttatttgtttttgtcaattaaactttttctttattctttctCTTGCGTGACCCATCATTATTTATGGTGGACCGCATGAATGACCTAAACAGAAAAAAGTTTATTGGCCGTGTTCCAAATTTGTAGCATCGCTTTTTCTCGGTTTCTCACATCTTTGTTCAGGATTAGGAAAATGTACACACACTCTTAATTTGGTGGTGATATTGTTTTCATGCATATGAATTAGCATATCATAATCATATCCACCAAATTAAGAGTGTCCATACTCTTAATTAATTGTCCtaccttttttttccttattaacCACTGTCGTTTTACTTTGTGTTGCCATTTGGTTCATTGGCCTTTCGGGGTTGTCCTTTATGTCTATCTTCTTTATATATGCTAAGACAAATTCTGATTGAATTTGGACTCTATACACATGTTTAGGTTTCACTGTATGCCGCCTAATTAGCTGTCCTTTTTTTATATTAACGATTGCGTTTGTAAATGTTATgacaaattttaattgaatttggacTCTATACGCATGTTTAGGTTTCACTGTATAATGTCTTGTTAGTTGACAATTTTTTATAAACGAGAGCGTTAGTATGTTAAATTGTTAGGGGAAATGAGATTGGTAAAAACTGAACCCGCACCAGGATGCATAGGTATCATTTTCCGCCACCGCAGTAAAACACCATGTGTTGTTAGCTGTCAATTTGTCCAATTTAATTAGTATAGAAACTGCTCTGAAAAAAATTAGTATAAGAAACTGAAAGTGAACCAAATTCTAAATCATATTATATagattacttatatatatatcttaGATTTGGTTACCTTATTAAGATTTTGATAAaaccaaatttaaaagaaaaaggacaTTTATAGTTAGCCAACTCAGTTCCATTCCATCTCAATTAGCTTAAACCGCGAAtttacaattaattaaaaaatattaacattTATCTCACCTGGGTTAGATTCAGGGTACATCTATATGGTTGGATTGCCAATTTAGCAGAAAACAACCCAAATTTGAGTAAATAGTAAAATTTCATGGAAATTAAGAAGGTTTTTAACAGTACTACTACCCAGAAATTTCAAACATATGTACAAAATTGTACAATCCTTAGAGGCGCAGTGTGATGGGATTGAATCGAGTAGTGCCAAATGTTAGTACCTTCATGGCTATTTCCTCCTCCCCATGTCATCAACTTTTGGTGTCTTTCCTTGTACTGCTCAGATTCCACCTGTGATTTTTGCTTTGTATTTTGCTTCCTTGGCTAACCTTTtgtgccctctctctctctcaggatttttcttttgttttagtaGGACTGCTGAGATGTGCAAGCACCTTCTATAAAAACACTGCAACGCAAACACATTAGGTCagttttgaacaaaaaagaagCGAAGTCCGAAAGTTTAGACTCGAAAAGAGTACAAAAAAGAAGATGGGTTTCTGGACGCTGTTGGAGGTGGCTTGCATGCCAATTTTCCAAGTTCTCATAATCAGTGTGTTGGGAGCTTTGATGGCAACTGAGTACTGGAATCTTCTCCCATCGGGCGCCCGAAGGTCCATGAACAAGGTAGGCACATACATGTTCGGTTTTTTTGCACATAAGTGAATTCTTTTgcacacaaaacaaaatcaaataagtACGTGGTTTGCGAAAATGCAGGTCGTGTTTGTGGTGTTCACTCCCTCATTGGTGTTTGCAAATGTGGCCAAGACTATTACATTTGGAGACATTGTTTCATGGTACGTTATGCTGCGTTTTGTATTTGGTCTTAGTCTTCGCAGCATTTATTTTCTCTTCAATGTAGTTAATTGCAGTGTTTTGAAGTCATGTCATCAATATGTCGATGAAATTATTGATATCGACCTTAcaatatttgatattttgtCGATATGATTCAGGTGGTTCATGATTGTCAACGTCGCGCTTACCTTTGTAGTTGGAGGGATTCTTGGATGGATTGTGGTAAAGATTTTCAAACCAAAACCTTACCAGGAAGGTGTGATAATTGCTGCAGTCTCATCAGGTAAATAGTcaatttttatgatttatttcttTCATCTATTTCTTAGCAGCAATATAGTAGTTTGCTTATCAAGTAATCGCCAATCATGTTGAATAGCAAACTTGGGAAACCTTCCCCTCATACTTGTCCCTGCAATCTGCAATGAGGACGGAAACCCCTTTGGCGATCATAGTGTTTGTAGGACGATTGGACTCTCATACGTATCTTTTTCCATGGCGGTAATGCAATTATTAAACCTCTACTGTACATGATCTAAAGAGAAAAGGAAGTAATTTGAATGCTAAATCACAAATTACTTGGTTATTGCAGCTTGGTGGTTTCTTCATTTGGACCTACACTTACCAGCTGATTCGAACTTCATCTATTAGATGGAAAGTGCTTCAAGCAGCCGAGGAAGCTCAGGAGGCCGCAAAGTGGCCCAACACAGATTTGGATGCTAACGGGGATACTCACCTTCTCAAAGGAGAAGATGAAGAGCAGGGTGTTATTGTAGCGTCTGAAACTTCTGTAAACCAAGCTGTAAGTACCCTCATATATCTAAAATTACAGTAGTCTGGCTACATATGTcgtatatatgcatatatttaCTCAGCCTGGTTGTTTGGACGATCTGGATTGCTCAATGACAGATAGTAGCCCCTGATGAATCAAACGTACCATTCAGCCATAAAGTATTAGCATTCGTTCACCAGATTTTGCATGAGTTACTGGCACCACCAACACTTGCTGCGGTGAGTTTTTCTAACATTTTTTGGCTATAGTTCAAGGTCTTCGTAAGACCTCGAGACTGATACGGAACTGAATGGTTCGTTATCTTGTATTACTAGGTTGTGGGATTCGTCGTTGGGGCAATTCCATTtcttaagaaaataataattggTGACGACGCCCCTCTACGTGCGATCGAAGACTCTATTACACAACTCGGGTAAGTACCATTCAGCTTAGAGCATAAAAATTACCATGCTTAAATTAAGACTTAGCATCCCTTGATGTTCAATCAAACTACTTCAAACCAAAAACATCCTCTGCACAATGTGTAAATTAACGGCAAATGCCTTACGCAGGAACGGTACAATCCCTTGCATCACACTCATTCTTGGAGGCAATCTGATCCAAGGTAATGGAACTATATTCGACATCGGAACTACTTTCTTAGTTTATGGGAGGGGAGACATAATCTAACAAACTACTATATTACTGTGTGTTTAATTAAACAGGCTTACGCAAATCAACGATCAAAGTGCCTGCCCTCCTCGGAGTGCTTGTTGCCAAATACGTAGTAATGCCTGCAATCGGTATTCTCATTGTAAGAGCAGCAGACAAACTAGGGTTTCTCCCATCAGACCCCTTGTTCCACTTTGTGCTGATGATTCAGTTTACCCTGCCGCCTGCCATGAATATCGGTAAGCAAATTGCATCAAGTGCTCGTAATTCCTACCATCCTCGGTCATTCGATCAGGGAACTTTCAAAGTTTGTAACAATTTCGTATAATGGTACTTACACGAATACTTGATTCTACGCAGGTACGATGACACAGCTGTTTGATGTGGCTGAGGCAGAGTGCTCAGTGTTATTCCTGTGGACGTACTTGGTTGCAGCCTTGGCACTTACCATTTGGTCAACAATCTTCATGTGGATCTTGTCTTGAACTTCCTTGAGCAGCAAGCAATCCCTTGGGTTATTCTTCCCACATTTTTCGATTCGATTGTCTAATTTGaagtaattatttttatttttggggtaTGATTTTTTTGTGCATCTGCACATCTCATGGTTTGATTTATTTACATGGTGTGTAGTAGGAGTAGGGAATAGGGTTTCATTAGGTTCTTCGTAGCTCAATGTATCTCAAGGACAGTTTTGTAACATAATGCATCCGTATGTATTCGTGGGATCGAAATTAGTATACAGTTATGATCCATTGAAATACACCGATCCAACGATAAATTTGATACTTGCTCTTTGTTGGATCAAAGAAATTTTTAGTGTGACAGTCGCACCCACGTGGGGCTACTCTAATGAGAACTTTGATATTTGCTCCTAGACAAACTGGCAGAAAATTGATGTAAACTACCCTGAAGCCAGTTGAAatttttaaaagcatagtgtGATTTCCACACTTCTAATTTCTCCAACTGCACTCTTCCGAGCAAGAGGAGAAAAGGAGCGTGCAAAAATCACTACGCTTTTCAAACATCCCTAATTCCTCCCATGAATTTATATTCCTCCTTGCTTTTTCCAATTGTGATTAAACCTCTTGAATGACAATTTTGTGCATAAAACACACCACTGTTTCACGGGGCATGCCGTCTTTAACCTGCAGACTGCTTGTAATCTCTCTGCTCGACACTCAAACACCAAAACTCTCACACCGTAAGTTCAAGCACTACACAAACTATACTAAATGAAGCTATACAATATTTCTGTGTGTCCTATGACATATCTTAGCCGCCCAAGATGGTTAGGACCAAGCTCCTGGCTCACGCCACCGTTCCAGACACTTTTCTCAACTTAGAGGAGGGTACTGGGGAGAGGCAAAGTTGCTGGTCTACACTAGCGATAGTTGGAGTTTTGGCCTGTTGGGCTGGGGTTCCACAATCTCCATATGAATAAACACTGTCTGCAGAACGCTGTATGAAATGCTACCGTCCATTTTTCTAATCTTCTGTTGTTGCTCGTCCACATACCATTCTCCGCCTCCCTTCTCACCCCTTGGTGTCAAGTACACCGGCCCTTCTATGCCGTACCTGAAAAGGGTTGAAAAAGAAAGAGTTTACTAATATAAACCATCTCCATAACTTAACTCCTAGGTCCATTCCAGAATATTTGAGTCAAGCATCCGGAAGATAAAAGGTCAACCAATTTTTCATCAAGCACAAGAACAGGAGACAGCAAGTTCTGTTGAAAACACCCTCAAAATACTTGCACGCCTATGCCCAACACTcataaaaattaattgaattactTATGAGGTTAGAAAACGTACTTGGGCACAAATACGAAAAATCCATTGGATCTTATTCTGACTATTCTTGCCTCTGTGTCCGTTGGCCTACATGAAAGAAATGCAACATTATCAAAGAGAGACAGGGAGAGGGGAAGGAGGAGCAAGACAGAGGCAGACAGACAACAGATCATAccgttttttgaaaaaaatgagagTATGGAGCTCCACTGAGGCCCTACTTGCCATCTGGGCATTCCTATGCCGATAATTTAAATCTGTAGCAAAAATAAGTGAAGCAACACTCTTAGAGCTCAATATGTACAAATCGAAAAAAAGTTATATATAAATTGCTTAGTGCATAAAAGATATGAATATAAATGATTTAATCTTGGCTTAGAAGAGCAATAGGaaagaaaaaatttcattacAGCGAACTATACAGAATGAGCACATATGCAATCTTGGATTATAAACCAAGTAGCTGAACAATACTTAGCTCCTTAAAAGCGTGAAaatttgatatatgttgatgtgCAAGTTAGCTCTGAAATTagtaaaaaagaaacagaaatatTTGGAAACACACCAACTTGTTATCAGCTTGTGGGGTAAGGAGCCAAACATTCTTACTCTAATATTAGTTATGAACATAAAAAATCCAGCCACATGGGTAATACTAAGGTTTGATCATTTATTGAACTACATCAAACAGCGAAAGTGGTTTCATACTGTCAGCAATGCTTGTGAGTTGGGGTCCGTCTTGGAATACAGTTGGAAGCTTGTATATCCCCAAAGATGCAGCAAGCAACCTGTGTACTATGACATCTGCAGGGAAAGAAAGTGGTCGAGTCAAACAACAATAATTCGACAAGATCACCAAGAACTACATGGCTAAAACTGACACTAACCTGCATATCTCCTAATAGGAGAGGTGAAATGAGTGTATAGAGGCGCTGCAAGCCCATAATGAAGATATTCCGGAGGGCTGAGATCCCCACTACAGAAGTAAACAGCCTAAGATTGCAATTACAGGGTAAATCCAAAAATTTAGAAAGTTGTCCTTCAAAGTAATTTCAACTTCATTCAACCATTCAAGTTAAATTACCTGGGTCATGCATCTCGTAGCCAATATACGAATCAGCTTGTTGAAGTACGGATCATCACCCTGAAAAAGATTTAAATTTGCTTTTATTAAAGAGAGAATAAAATAATTAAGCAAAAATTTACATAACTTGGTAGTCTGGGACCATCAGTCTCATTCTAGTAACATATACGAACGAAGTTAACAAACACATACCACAGCAGAGTCAAGTGAATCAGCTAGTGCTTTTGATGATGAGACATCCAAGTTGAGACCAATAGCAGCAGCTGTACGCAACAGCGGTTCAAGCATCTCTCTGGTCGGAGTAGGGTGGCGCCTGCACACACAAAATCAAATGACCAAAAAAGAGAGGCGACAGAGTGTCAAGGCAGCTATGCACCATCCTTCCACAGCCAcaaatattttaagaaaaaaaaaaaagatacttcAATACATAAGAGAACTACGATTTACCACAAACTGATACATTTCAACTTAACCAACCCAAATAGATCGCTGTACCACTTTATAGCCTTAATTTTAAGCAAAAGACAACCAGAACGGTGTTCCAGGAAATAACATGAGACCAAGAAAAATGTTGAAGAAAAGTCCATCAACTTACCTCAATAGTGAACATAGAGGGAAATGTTTAAGAATCTTCTCAGCAACTGAAACATTAGCGGCAAGCATAAACTCCTCCACCATTTGGTTTGCTTCACGTATCTGGTACATACCTGCAGAAACAATTCATGCAGTGATTTTAGACAAGTTT is from Pyrus communis chromosome 10, drPyrComm1.1, whole genome shotgun sequence and encodes:
- the LOC137748315 gene encoding protein PIN-LIKES 5-like, translated to MGFWTLLEVACMPIFQVLIISVLGALMATEYWNLLPSGARRSMNKVVFVVFTPSLVFANVAKTITFGDIVSWWFMIVNVALTFVVGGILGWIVVKIFKPKPYQEGVIIAAVSSANLGNLPLILVPAICNEDGNPFGDHSVCRTIGLSYVSFSMALGGFFIWTYTYQLIRTSSIRWKVLQAAEEAQEAAKWPNTDLDANGDTHLLKGEDEEQGVIVASETSVNQAIVAPDESNVPFSHKVLAFVHQILHELLAPPTLAAVVGFVVGAIPFLKKIIIGDDAPLRAIEDSITQLGNGTIPCITLILGGNLIQGLRKSTIKVPALLGVLVAKYVVMPAIGILIVRAADKLGFLPSDPLFHFVLMIQFTLPPAMNIGTMTQLFDVAEAECSVLFLWTYLVAALALTIWSTIFMWILS